One part of the Salvelinus sp. IW2-2015 linkage group LG28, ASM291031v2, whole genome shotgun sequence genome encodes these proteins:
- the LOC111954309 gene encoding nucleoporin Nup43 — protein MEGINAKYVSKKISKTRWRPVSSSSLQLPDIFATGSWDNEDNRISIWSIGENGVSSMDDEFEGDPQLVCEYKHNGDVLDLQFLDQDRIVTASSTGAVTIFRHHHNSQTLSVSQLWERAHHYPCDNAPCTGVVCNSPEIVTVGEDGRIMLFRADQEGVLRTIEKADSSAIHAVTFLRTTEILTVNSIGQLKLWDFRQPGNEPSQILSLTGDRVPLHCVDRHPNQQHIVATGGQDGMLCIWDVRQGNMPFSLMEAHTSEMWEVHFHPSNPDHLFSCSEDGSLLHWESSSNSDTPSFLQGGRNTSIISRSAIAPAGGNQSLINAWLTGDSSKGHLETTHMLPSQMLSVNSLDVLGQCLVCGTDGEAIYVNRHVPI, from the exons ATGGAGGGAATCAATGCTAAGTACGTGTCAAAGAAAATCAGCAAAACGAGATGGAGACCGGTCTCATCTTCGTCTTTACAGCTACCAGACATATTTGCTACTGGGTCTTGGGACAACGAG GACAACCGCATTTCAATTTGGTCCATCGGAGAGAATGGGGTCTCCAGTATGGACGATGAATTTGAGGGAGACCCTCAATTAGTATGTGAATacaaacataatggggatgttcTGGACCTTCAA TTTCTGGATCAAGACAGAATAGTAACAGCGTCATCAACTGGAGCGGTGACTATCTTTCGGCATCACCACAACAGCCAG ACATTGTCTGTTTCTCAACTGTGGGAAAGAGCACATCATTATCCCTGCGACAACGCCCCATGTACTGGAGTTGTGTGTAACAGCCCTGAGATTGTCACGGTTGGGGAAGATGGAAGGATCATGCTCTTCAGAGCGGACCAGGAAGGAGTGCTGCGCACCATAG AAAAGGCTGACAGTAGCGCAATCCATGCTGTGACTTTCCTGAGGACTACAGAGATCCTTACCGTCAATTCTATTGGCCAGCTCAAACTATGGGACTTCAGGCAACCAGGCAATGAACCATCGCAGATTCTTTCACT AACTGGAGACAGAGTCCCACTGCATTGTGTGGACAGGCACCCCAACCAACAACACATTGTGGCCACAGGGGGGCAGGATGGCATGCTCTGTATCTGGGACGTGAGACAAGGCAACATGCCATTTTCACTTATGGAGGCACACACTTCTGAAA TGTGGGAGGTCCATTTTCATCCATCAAACCCAGACCACCTGTTCTCATGCTCAGAGGATGGATCACTGTTGCATTGGGAGTCTTCTTCAAATTCAGACACACCATCCTTTTTACAAG GTGGACGGAACACAAGCATAATTTCTCGCAGCGCAATAGCCCCAGCAGGTGGGAACCAGTCCCTCATCAATGCCTGGCTCACTGGGGACTCTAGTAAGGGACACCTTGAGACCACTCACATGCTGCCCAGCCAAATGCTGTCTGTGAACAGTCTGGATGTACTGGGACAATGCTTGGTGTGTGGAACGGACGGAGAGGCTATTTATGTCAACAGACATGtcccaatttaa